The following proteins are encoded in a genomic region of Columba livia isolate bColLiv1 breed racing homer chromosome 17, bColLiv1.pat.W.v2, whole genome shotgun sequence:
- the SERPIND1 gene encoding heparin cofactor 2: MNFLFQLLALALMITSTFCGVKDFSEHFESLKDAQTHENGTYDMPNLSPEFHRENTITNDLIAEEEEEEDYLDLDKILGEDDYSDIIDAGPYMVSEIQQGNILELFHGKTRIQRLNILNANFGFNLYRSVADKANSSENILMAPVGISTAMAMISLGLKGQTQQEVLSALGFQDFINASTKYELMTVHNLFRKLTHRLFRRNFGYTLRSVNDLYIQKDFSILNDFRNNMKTYYFADAQPADFSDPNFITKTNERILKLTKGLIKEALVNVNPTTLMMILNCLYFKGTWENKFPVEMTTKRSFRLNEKQTMKVPMMQTKGNFLAAADPELDCGVIQLPFVGNISMLIVLPHKLSGMKALEKQITPQVVEKWQRSMTNRTREVVLPKFKLEKSYNLIGYLRSMGIEELFNEKGDYSGISDEKVTIDRFNHQGTITVNEEGTEAGAITNVGFMPLSTQIRFIVDRPFLFLIYEHRTSCLLFMGRVANPAKS; the protein is encoded by the exons ATGAATTTCTTATTTCAATTGCTTGCCCTTGCTCTCATGATAACATCCACATTTTGTGGAGTCAAGGACTTCAGTGAGCATTTTGAAAGCCTTAAAGATGCACAGACACATGAAAATGGGACCTATGATATGCCCAACTTATCGCCGGAGTTCCACAGAGAAAACACTATCACCAACGACCTGAttgctgaagaggaggaggaagaggactACCTAGATCTTGACAAGATACTGGGTGAAGATGACTACAGCGACATTATTGATGCTGGCCCATACATGGTTTCTGAAATTCAGCAAGGAAATATTCTTGAACTATTCCACGGCAAAACGAGAATCCAGCGCCTCAATATCCTCAATGCAAACTTTGGCTTCAACCTTTACCGCAGCGTGGCAGACAAAGCCAACTCTTCGGAGAATATTCTCATGGCTCCTGTTGGCATCTCCACAGCAATGGCTATGATTTCTCTGGGTCTCAAGGGTCAAACTCAGCAGGAAGTTTTATCTGCTCTTGGCTTTCAAGACTTCATTAATGCCAGCACCAAATACGAGCTCATGACTGTTCATAATCTCTTCCGCAAACTCACTCATCGGCTCTTCAGGCGCAATTTTGGTTACACACTGAGATCTGTCAATGATCTTTACATTCAGAAGGACTTTTCTATTCTGAACGATTTCAGAAACAATATGAAAACATACTACTTTGCTGATGCCCAACCAGCTGATTTTTCGGATCCTAACTTCATAACTAAAACCAATGAACGCATCTTGAAGCTGACCAAAGGATTAATAAAGGAAGCTCTTGTGAACGTAAACCCTACAACACTGATGATGATTCTTAACTGTCTTTACTTTAAAG GAACTTGGGAGAATAAGTTTCCAGTGGAAATGACAACGAAGAGAAGTTTCCGCCTGAACGAGAAGCAGACAATGAAGGTTCCTATGATGCAGACTAAAGGGAACTTCCTGGCGGCCGCGGACCCCGAGCTGGACTGCGGCGTGATCCAGCTCCCGTTCGTGGGGAACATCAGCATGCTGATCGTGCTGCCGCACAAACTCTCGGGCATGAAAGCCCTAGAAAAGCAGATAACACCTCAAGTGGTGGAGAAGTGGCAGAGGAGCATGACCAACAG aACAAGAGAAGTGGTTCTGCCTAAATTTAAGCTGGAGAAAAGTTATAACTTGATTGGTTACCTGAGATCCATGGGAATAGAAGAACTGTTCAATGAAAAAGGCGACTACTCTGGCATATCGGATGAGAAAGTCACCATTGACAGG TTCAATCATCAAGGCACAATAACTGTGAATGAGGAAGGCACGGAGGCCGGGGCAATAACCAACGTCGGGTTCATGCCTCTTTCTACTCAGATTCGTTTTATTGTCGACCgtccctttttgtttctgatctATGAACATCGTACCAGCTGCCTTCTGTTCATGGGTAGAGTTGCCAACCCAGCCAAGTCTTAA